A window of Bufo gargarizans isolate SCDJY-AF-19 chromosome 9, ASM1485885v1, whole genome shotgun sequence contains these coding sequences:
- the LOC122919496 gene encoding kelch-like protein 9, giving the protein MHNGSVNSTFTSDNYPEKLLERIRQFRIQQDLCDVTLEADGVLFPAHKLILASASSYCKLLFTDPKVDNSVRLKDVSAKGLQNVLDFIYSNKLHLSWDSVEDTLRAAEVLLVREAVKLCFRFLEDGLNQETCLDVLKMTKRHGPEELKEKAGGYVGHHYQHVPGHFRDLNLVDKGTLCEILEREHVPGCSELDLFRVAVSWLQHDTARLREAADVLKRIRFSLIPLEDLQRCVKETPVMKTDSSCFRYLQEALKYHSQVYAQPTLHYDGATIRSSSDQLLVLGGRTNDNQVLGSIWVQNDDGSTWSELGEMCSPVYNHCVAVINDFLYVLGGQTRFDPSGKHPSNEVFRFDPRSGSWLQVASMLERRTRFHTEVIGERIIAVGGGSLLGHLSQSVEEYHPAENKWEYSAPFPVPVADHAGTTHKGIVYISGGYSTSKTLNEVYSYLPRLKRWVVNRAMMFSRCDHGMAAVGDKIFCVGGRTLNAAKEWIPVNETEYYCPASDQWSALKLSPFDCCQFSITTHNSKLFITGGGSLRRMNKEDGVFVYDPEAKAWKKAGSLPRPLVDHASCAIKLPHGMIENREMEEESSAVPNKKRSTLNLFITGKHEREL; this is encoded by the exons atgcataacggatccgtcaacAGCACCTTCACCTCCGACAACTACCCCGAGAAACTGCTGGAGAGGATACGGCAATTCCGTATCCAGCAGGACCTGTGCGATGTGACGCTGGAGGCCGATGGGGTGCTCTTCCCGGCCCACAAGCTTATACTAGCCTCGGCCAGCTCTTACTGTAAGCTGCTGTTTACTGATCCTAAAGTCGACAACTCCGTAAGGCTGAAGGATGTCAGTGCCAAGGGGCTTCAGAACGTCCTGGACTTCATCTACTCCAACAAACTCCACCTGTCTTGGGACAGCGTTGAAGACACCTTGCGGGCGGCAGAGGTCCTGCTTGTCCGGGAGGCGGTCAAGCTCTGCTTCCGTTTTTTAGAAGACGGGCTGAACCAAGAAACTTGTTTGGATGTGCTGAAGATGACCAAGAGGCACGGGCCAGAGGAGCTGAAGGAGAAGGCTGGAGGCTATGTTGGCCACCACTATCAACACGTCCCCGGTCATTTCAGAGACCTGAATCTTGTAGACAAAGGGACGCTGTGCGAAATCCTGGAGAGGGAACACGTTCCGGGCTGCAGCGAGCTGGATCTGTTCCGAGTCGCGGTGTCCTGGTTGCAGCACGACACCGCCAGGCTGAGGGAAGCTGCAGATGTTCTCAAGAGGATCCGCTTCTCGCTGATTCCTCTAGAAGACCTTCAGAGATGCGTGAAGGAGACGCCCGTCATGAAAACCGACTCCAGCTGCTTTCGGTACCTGCAGGAGGCCCTGAAGTACCACTCGCAGGTTTACGCTCAGCCTACGCTGCACTATGATGGCGCCACCATAAGGTCCAGTTCTGACCAGCTCCTGGTTTTGGGTGGAAGGACGAATGACAACCAGGTCCTGGGCAGTATTTGGGTGCAAAATGACGATGGCAGCACTTGGTCTGAGCTTGGAGAGATGTGCTCCCCGGTCTATAATCACTGCGTGGCGGTCATCAATGACTTCCTGTACGTCCTCGGAGGGCAAACCAGGTTCGACCCGTCGGGAAAACATCCATCGAATGAG GTATTCCGGTTTGACCCGCGCTCCGGCTCATGGCTACAAGTTGCCAGCATGTTGGAGAGAAGAACGCGTTTCCACACGGAAGTGATTGGTGAACGTATAATCGCAGTCGGCGGAGGGTCCCTGTTGGGTCACCTCTCCCAGAGCGTGGAGGAGTATCACCCTGCTGAAAACAAGTGGGAGTATAGCGCCCCCTTTCCTGTCCCGGTGGCAGATCACGCCGGAACGACCCATAAGGGCATTGTGTACATTTCCG GGGGGTATTCCACGAGTAAGACCCTTAATGAGGTGTACAGCTATTTGCCAAGACTGAAGCGATGGGTGGTAAATCGCGCCATGATGTTTTCCCGCTGTGATCACGGAATGGCCGCTGTTGGAGACAAAATATTCTGCGTCGGCGGGCGCACTTTGAACGCG gcgaaGGAATGGATCCCTGTGAATGAGACGGAGTATTACTGTCCAGCCAGCGACCAGTGGAGCGCCCTCAAGCTCTCGCCCTTCGACTGCTGCCAGTTTAGTATAACCACCCACAATTCCAAGCTTTTCATCACCGGAGGGGGCTCCTTAAGGCGTATGAATAAAGAAGATGGCGTCTTCGTGTATGACCCCGAGGCCAAAGCCTGGAAGAAGGCAGGCTCCTTGCCGCGACCGCTGGTGGACCACGCTTCATGCGCCATTAAACTGCCTCACGGGATGATAGAGAATCGGGAGATGGAAGAGGAAAGCTCGGCCGTCCCGAACAAGAAGCGATCGACTCTGAACCTGTTCATCACCGGAAAACACGAGAGGGAATTGTAA